The following are encoded in a window of Primulina huaijiensis isolate GDHJ02 unplaced genomic scaffold, ASM1229523v2 scaffold3245, whole genome shotgun sequence genomic DNA:
- the LOC140968126 gene encoding glutaredoxin-C4 translates to MAKLGFLPSFTVSKLLFLFAITLLLTMLWASNVEAKPKSPAAFVKKTISSRSIVIFSKSYCPYCRRAKAVFKELKQEPYVVELDEREDGANIQDALSQIVGRRTVPQVFINGKHIGGSDDTVEAYENGELEKLLGIVTEGKEDL, encoded by the exons ATGGCGAAATTGGGTTTCCTTCCATCATTTACGGTATCAAAATTGCTATTTCTCTTCGCAATTACATTACTGCTAACTATGTTGTGGGCATCGAATGTGGAAGCAAAGCCCAAATCTCCAGCAGCATTCGTCAAAAAGACCATATCTTCTCGTTCAATTGTTATCTTCTCCAAATCGTATTGCCC ATACTGCAGAAGGGCAAAAGCTGTCTTTAAAGAGTTGAAGCAAGAGCCGTATGTTGTTGAACTTGATGAGAGAG AGGATGGAGCAAACATTCAAGATGCTTTAAGTCAGATTGTAGGGAGGCGAACCGTACCACAGGTTTTCATCAATGGAAAGCACATCGGTGGTTCTGATG ATACTGTTGAAGCATATGAAAATGGCGAACTCGAAAAACTTCTTGGCATTGTTACAGAGGGAAAAGAAGATCTTTGA
- the LOC140968136 gene encoding transcription factor IIIB 60 kDa subunit isoform X1: MPWCSNCAKNITRPDNVEGKICCSLCGRVLDEDNFSHEPTFVKNAAGQSQMSGTFVRTIQNEYSLSRERILDEAYNGIKDMIYALGIDGGDSIARPALAFYTIALERNFTRGRRKDQVEAACLYIACREKKKPYLLIEFSEYLRINVYVLGAVFLQLCKLLSLQEHPIVQKPVDPSLFIHRFADRLFNGKKPSVSRTALHIIASMKRDWMQTGRKPSGLCGAALYISALSHGFRCSKSEIIKVVHICEATLTKRLIEFENTESGCLTIEEFDMKAEELEKEERLNKSHDNGLTPSGNSELLCEHKGSGKPPFAHGLCESCYTDFMKLSGGLDGGSKPPAFQRAERERLMAKEAADESIENMDSTILPSPTENKSELLNFDEERSTKNTRNHKDGKTMESDSSEATLPRKHVRDSGNDGLQGDDVNFEESENFSDIDDIEVDGYLHSEEEKQLKKIIWEEMNKEYLEEQAAKEAAKKAFEVNFGNCSEDVQAAQKLAAAAAAAVAKSRKERQQKRAADIKSSGPPQTAAEATRQMLDRKRLSSKINYDVLDKLFEEPEILENSKKNRVEPEPDGENDDYFKHSKEDLETEDTQYPYYENEEGFDYDDECNLFDTY, translated from the exons ATGCCTTGGTGCAGTAACTGTGCCAAAAATATCACCAGACCAGACAATGTGGAGGGGAAGAT ATGTTGTTCACTTTGTGGAAGGGTTCTCGACGAGGACAACTTTTCACACGAGCCTACTTTTGTTAAAAATGCCGCCGGGCAG AGCCAAATGTCAGGAACTTTTGTGAGGACTATCCAAAATGAATATTCGCTTTCTCGCGAGAGGATACTGGATGAAG CTTATAACGGGATAAAAGATATGATTTATGCCTTGGGGATTGATGGTGGTGATTCCATAGCTCGCCCAGCTTTAGCCTTTTATACG ATTGCACTCGAACGCAACTTCACAAGGGGCCGCAGGAAGGATCAAGTAGAAGCTGCTTGTCTTTACATTGCTTGTAG GGAGAAAAAGAAGCCGTATCTTCTTATTGAATTTTCAGAATATCTGCGGATAAATGT TTACGTGCTAGGTGCGGTATTTTTGCAACTTTGCAAACTTTTGAGCCTTCAAGAACATCCAATTGTTCAAAAACCTGTGGATCCCAGTCTTTTCATCCATAGATTTGCCGATC GTTTGTTCAATGGCAAAAAACCAAGTGTTTCGAGAACTGCACTTCATATTATTGCTAGCATGAAGCGAGATTGGATGCAG ACTGGAAGAAAACCAAGTGGGCTATGTGGAGCTGCACTTTATATATCTGCTCTTTCACACGGTTTCAGATGTTCGAAGTCCGAGATT ATTAAGGTCGTCCACATCTGTGAAGCAACATTGACAAAGCGGTTGATTGAATTTGAGAATACAGAATCAGGATGTTTGACA ATTGAGGAGTTCGACATGAAAGCTGAGGAGCTTGAGAAAGAGGAAAGGCTTAATAAATCCCACGATAATGGGTTGACACCATCTGGGAATAGTGAGCTGCTTTGTGAACACAAGGGTAGTGGAAAGCCTCCTTTTGCCCATGGCCTGTGTGAAAGTTGCTACACTGAT TTCATGAAACTTTCTGGAGGCCTTGATGGTGGATCAAAGCCTCCAGCTTTTCAGCGTGCAGAGAGGGAACGATTAATGGCAAAGGAAGCAGCTGATGAAAGCATTGAGAACATGGATTCCACCATATTGCCTAGCCCAACTGAAAACAAGAGTGAACTTTTAAAT TTTGATGAAGAAAGAAGTACCAAGAACACAAGAAATCATAAAGATGGGAAAACAATGGAGTCCGACTCATCAG AAGCTACCTTGCCTCGAAAACATGTTCGTGATTCCGGTAACGACGGTTTACAAGGGGATGATGTTAATTTTGAAGAATCAGAAAACTTTTCTGATATTGATGATATCGAG GTGGATGGCTATCTTCATAGTGAAGAGgaaaaacaattgaagaagattATTTGGGAGGAAATGAATAAAGAATATCTCGag GAGCAGGCAGCTAAAGAAGCAGCAAAAAAAGCTTTTGAGGTCAATTTTGGTAACTGCTCAGAGGATGTACAAGCTGCACAGAAGCTTGCTGCAGCAGCTGCAGCAGCTGTGGCAAAGTCGAGGAAG GAAAGACAACAGAAGCGAGCCGCGGATATAAAAAGTTCAGGGCCCCCTCAAACTGCAGCGGAAGCGACAAGACAAATGCTTGATAGGAAG CGTCTGAGTTCTAAGATCAACTACGATGTGCTGGACAAACTCTTTGAGGAGCCT GAAATTTTGGAGAACTCCAAGAAAAACCGTGTGGAACCCGAGCCTGATGGCGAGAATGATGACTATTTCAAACACAGTAAAGAAGATCTTGAGACAGAAGACACTCAATATCCCTACTATGAGAATGAAGAAGGTTTTGATTATGACGATGAATGTAACCTTTTTGATACTTATTAG
- the LOC140968136 gene encoding transcription factor IIIB 60 kDa subunit isoform X2, whose translation MPWCSNCAKNITRPDNVEGKICCSLCGRVLDEDNFSHEPTFVKNAAGQSQMSGTFVRTIQNEYSLSRERILDEAYNGIKDMIYALGIDGGDSIARPALAFYTIALERNFTRGRRKDQVEAACLYIACREKKKPYLLIEFSEYLRINVYVLGAVFLQLCKLLSLQEHPIVQKPVDPSLFIHRFADRLFNGKKPSVSRTALHIIASMKRDWMQTGRKPSGLCGAALYISALSHGFRCSKSEIIKVVHICEATLTKRLIEFENTESGCLTIEEFDMKAEELEKEERLNKSHDNGLTPSGNSELLCEHKGSGKPPFAHGLCESCYTDFMKLSGGLDGGSKPPAFQRAERERLMAKEAADESIENMDSTILPSPTENKSELLNFDEERSTKNTRNHKDGKTMESDSSATLPRKHVRDSGNDGLQGDDVNFEESENFSDIDDIEVDGYLHSEEEKQLKKIIWEEMNKEYLEEQAAKEAAKKAFEVNFGNCSEDVQAAQKLAAAAAAAVAKSRKERQQKRAADIKSSGPPQTAAEATRQMLDRKRLSSKINYDVLDKLFEEPEILENSKKNRVEPEPDGENDDYFKHSKEDLETEDTQYPYYENEEGFDYDDECNLFDTY comes from the exons ATGCCTTGGTGCAGTAACTGTGCCAAAAATATCACCAGACCAGACAATGTGGAGGGGAAGAT ATGTTGTTCACTTTGTGGAAGGGTTCTCGACGAGGACAACTTTTCACACGAGCCTACTTTTGTTAAAAATGCCGCCGGGCAG AGCCAAATGTCAGGAACTTTTGTGAGGACTATCCAAAATGAATATTCGCTTTCTCGCGAGAGGATACTGGATGAAG CTTATAACGGGATAAAAGATATGATTTATGCCTTGGGGATTGATGGTGGTGATTCCATAGCTCGCCCAGCTTTAGCCTTTTATACG ATTGCACTCGAACGCAACTTCACAAGGGGCCGCAGGAAGGATCAAGTAGAAGCTGCTTGTCTTTACATTGCTTGTAG GGAGAAAAAGAAGCCGTATCTTCTTATTGAATTTTCAGAATATCTGCGGATAAATGT TTACGTGCTAGGTGCGGTATTTTTGCAACTTTGCAAACTTTTGAGCCTTCAAGAACATCCAATTGTTCAAAAACCTGTGGATCCCAGTCTTTTCATCCATAGATTTGCCGATC GTTTGTTCAATGGCAAAAAACCAAGTGTTTCGAGAACTGCACTTCATATTATTGCTAGCATGAAGCGAGATTGGATGCAG ACTGGAAGAAAACCAAGTGGGCTATGTGGAGCTGCACTTTATATATCTGCTCTTTCACACGGTTTCAGATGTTCGAAGTCCGAGATT ATTAAGGTCGTCCACATCTGTGAAGCAACATTGACAAAGCGGTTGATTGAATTTGAGAATACAGAATCAGGATGTTTGACA ATTGAGGAGTTCGACATGAAAGCTGAGGAGCTTGAGAAAGAGGAAAGGCTTAATAAATCCCACGATAATGGGTTGACACCATCTGGGAATAGTGAGCTGCTTTGTGAACACAAGGGTAGTGGAAAGCCTCCTTTTGCCCATGGCCTGTGTGAAAGTTGCTACACTGAT TTCATGAAACTTTCTGGAGGCCTTGATGGTGGATCAAAGCCTCCAGCTTTTCAGCGTGCAGAGAGGGAACGATTAATGGCAAAGGAAGCAGCTGATGAAAGCATTGAGAACATGGATTCCACCATATTGCCTAGCCCAACTGAAAACAAGAGTGAACTTTTAAAT TTTGATGAAGAAAGAAGTACCAAGAACACAAGAAATCATAAAGATGGGAAAACAATGGAGTCCGACTCATCAG CTACCTTGCCTCGAAAACATGTTCGTGATTCCGGTAACGACGGTTTACAAGGGGATGATGTTAATTTTGAAGAATCAGAAAACTTTTCTGATATTGATGATATCGAG GTGGATGGCTATCTTCATAGTGAAGAGgaaaaacaattgaagaagattATTTGGGAGGAAATGAATAAAGAATATCTCGag GAGCAGGCAGCTAAAGAAGCAGCAAAAAAAGCTTTTGAGGTCAATTTTGGTAACTGCTCAGAGGATGTACAAGCTGCACAGAAGCTTGCTGCAGCAGCTGCAGCAGCTGTGGCAAAGTCGAGGAAG GAAAGACAACAGAAGCGAGCCGCGGATATAAAAAGTTCAGGGCCCCCTCAAACTGCAGCGGAAGCGACAAGACAAATGCTTGATAGGAAG CGTCTGAGTTCTAAGATCAACTACGATGTGCTGGACAAACTCTTTGAGGAGCCT GAAATTTTGGAGAACTCCAAGAAAAACCGTGTGGAACCCGAGCCTGATGGCGAGAATGATGACTATTTCAAACACAGTAAAGAAGATCTTGAGACAGAAGACACTCAATATCCCTACTATGAGAATGAAGAAGGTTTTGATTATGACGATGAATGTAACCTTTTTGATACTTATTAG
- the LOC140968136 gene encoding transcription factor IIIB 60 kDa subunit isoform X3: MPWCSNCAKNITRPDNVEGKICCSLCGRVLDEDNFSHEPTFVKNAAGQSQMSGTFVRTIQNEYSLSRERILDEAYNGIKDMIYALGIDGGDSIARPALAFYTIALERNFTRGRRKDQVEAACLYIACREKKKPYLLIEFSEYLRINVYVLGAVFLQLCKLLSLQEHPIVQKPVDPSLFIHRFADRLFNGKKPSVSRTALHIIASMKRDWMQTGRKPSGLCGAALYISALSHGFRCSKSEIIKVVHICEATLTKRLIEFENTESGCLTIEEFDMKAEELEKEERLNKSHDNGLTPSGNSELLCEHKGSGKPPFAHGLCESCYTDFMKLSGGLDGGSKPPAFQRAERERLMAKEAADESIENMDSTILPSPTENKSELLNFDEERSTKNTRNHKDGKTMESDSSEATLPRKHVRDSGNDGLQGDDVNFEESENFSDIDDIEVDGYLHSEEEKQLKKIIWEEMNKEYLEAAKEAAKKAFEVNFGNCSEDVQAAQKLAAAAAAAVAKSRKERQQKRAADIKSSGPPQTAAEATRQMLDRKRLSSKINYDVLDKLFEEPEILENSKKNRVEPEPDGENDDYFKHSKEDLETEDTQYPYYENEEGFDYDDECNLFDTY, encoded by the exons ATGCCTTGGTGCAGTAACTGTGCCAAAAATATCACCAGACCAGACAATGTGGAGGGGAAGAT ATGTTGTTCACTTTGTGGAAGGGTTCTCGACGAGGACAACTTTTCACACGAGCCTACTTTTGTTAAAAATGCCGCCGGGCAG AGCCAAATGTCAGGAACTTTTGTGAGGACTATCCAAAATGAATATTCGCTTTCTCGCGAGAGGATACTGGATGAAG CTTATAACGGGATAAAAGATATGATTTATGCCTTGGGGATTGATGGTGGTGATTCCATAGCTCGCCCAGCTTTAGCCTTTTATACG ATTGCACTCGAACGCAACTTCACAAGGGGCCGCAGGAAGGATCAAGTAGAAGCTGCTTGTCTTTACATTGCTTGTAG GGAGAAAAAGAAGCCGTATCTTCTTATTGAATTTTCAGAATATCTGCGGATAAATGT TTACGTGCTAGGTGCGGTATTTTTGCAACTTTGCAAACTTTTGAGCCTTCAAGAACATCCAATTGTTCAAAAACCTGTGGATCCCAGTCTTTTCATCCATAGATTTGCCGATC GTTTGTTCAATGGCAAAAAACCAAGTGTTTCGAGAACTGCACTTCATATTATTGCTAGCATGAAGCGAGATTGGATGCAG ACTGGAAGAAAACCAAGTGGGCTATGTGGAGCTGCACTTTATATATCTGCTCTTTCACACGGTTTCAGATGTTCGAAGTCCGAGATT ATTAAGGTCGTCCACATCTGTGAAGCAACATTGACAAAGCGGTTGATTGAATTTGAGAATACAGAATCAGGATGTTTGACA ATTGAGGAGTTCGACATGAAAGCTGAGGAGCTTGAGAAAGAGGAAAGGCTTAATAAATCCCACGATAATGGGTTGACACCATCTGGGAATAGTGAGCTGCTTTGTGAACACAAGGGTAGTGGAAAGCCTCCTTTTGCCCATGGCCTGTGTGAAAGTTGCTACACTGAT TTCATGAAACTTTCTGGAGGCCTTGATGGTGGATCAAAGCCTCCAGCTTTTCAGCGTGCAGAGAGGGAACGATTAATGGCAAAGGAAGCAGCTGATGAAAGCATTGAGAACATGGATTCCACCATATTGCCTAGCCCAACTGAAAACAAGAGTGAACTTTTAAAT TTTGATGAAGAAAGAAGTACCAAGAACACAAGAAATCATAAAGATGGGAAAACAATGGAGTCCGACTCATCAG AAGCTACCTTGCCTCGAAAACATGTTCGTGATTCCGGTAACGACGGTTTACAAGGGGATGATGTTAATTTTGAAGAATCAGAAAACTTTTCTGATATTGATGATATCGAG GTGGATGGCTATCTTCATAGTGAAGAGgaaaaacaattgaagaagattATTTGGGAGGAAATGAATAAAGAATATCTCGag GCAGCTAAAGAAGCAGCAAAAAAAGCTTTTGAGGTCAATTTTGGTAACTGCTCAGAGGATGTACAAGCTGCACAGAAGCTTGCTGCAGCAGCTGCAGCAGCTGTGGCAAAGTCGAGGAAG GAAAGACAACAGAAGCGAGCCGCGGATATAAAAAGTTCAGGGCCCCCTCAAACTGCAGCGGAAGCGACAAGACAAATGCTTGATAGGAAG CGTCTGAGTTCTAAGATCAACTACGATGTGCTGGACAAACTCTTTGAGGAGCCT GAAATTTTGGAGAACTCCAAGAAAAACCGTGTGGAACCCGAGCCTGATGGCGAGAATGATGACTATTTCAAACACAGTAAAGAAGATCTTGAGACAGAAGACACTCAATATCCCTACTATGAGAATGAAGAAGGTTTTGATTATGACGATGAATGTAACCTTTTTGATACTTATTAG
- the LOC140968136 gene encoding transcription factor IIIB 60 kDa subunit isoform X4, which produces MIYALGIDGGDSIARPALAFYTIALERNFTRGRRKDQVEAACLYIACREKKKPYLLIEFSEYLRINVYVLGAVFLQLCKLLSLQEHPIVQKPVDPSLFIHRFADRLFNGKKPSVSRTALHIIASMKRDWMQTGRKPSGLCGAALYISALSHGFRCSKSEIIKVVHICEATLTKRLIEFENTESGCLTIEEFDMKAEELEKEERLNKSHDNGLTPSGNSELLCEHKGSGKPPFAHGLCESCYTDFMKLSGGLDGGSKPPAFQRAERERLMAKEAADESIENMDSTILPSPTENKSELLNFDEERSTKNTRNHKDGKTMESDSSEATLPRKHVRDSGNDGLQGDDVNFEESENFSDIDDIEVDGYLHSEEEKQLKKIIWEEMNKEYLEEQAAKEAAKKAFEVNFGNCSEDVQAAQKLAAAAAAAVAKSRKERQQKRAADIKSSGPPQTAAEATRQMLDRKRLSSKINYDVLDKLFEEPEILENSKKNRVEPEPDGENDDYFKHSKEDLETEDTQYPYYENEEGFDYDDECNLFDTY; this is translated from the exons ATGATTTATGCCTTGGGGATTGATGGTGGTGATTCCATAGCTCGCCCAGCTTTAGCCTTTTATACG ATTGCACTCGAACGCAACTTCACAAGGGGCCGCAGGAAGGATCAAGTAGAAGCTGCTTGTCTTTACATTGCTTGTAG GGAGAAAAAGAAGCCGTATCTTCTTATTGAATTTTCAGAATATCTGCGGATAAATGT TTACGTGCTAGGTGCGGTATTTTTGCAACTTTGCAAACTTTTGAGCCTTCAAGAACATCCAATTGTTCAAAAACCTGTGGATCCCAGTCTTTTCATCCATAGATTTGCCGATC GTTTGTTCAATGGCAAAAAACCAAGTGTTTCGAGAACTGCACTTCATATTATTGCTAGCATGAAGCGAGATTGGATGCAG ACTGGAAGAAAACCAAGTGGGCTATGTGGAGCTGCACTTTATATATCTGCTCTTTCACACGGTTTCAGATGTTCGAAGTCCGAGATT ATTAAGGTCGTCCACATCTGTGAAGCAACATTGACAAAGCGGTTGATTGAATTTGAGAATACAGAATCAGGATGTTTGACA ATTGAGGAGTTCGACATGAAAGCTGAGGAGCTTGAGAAAGAGGAAAGGCTTAATAAATCCCACGATAATGGGTTGACACCATCTGGGAATAGTGAGCTGCTTTGTGAACACAAGGGTAGTGGAAAGCCTCCTTTTGCCCATGGCCTGTGTGAAAGTTGCTACACTGAT TTCATGAAACTTTCTGGAGGCCTTGATGGTGGATCAAAGCCTCCAGCTTTTCAGCGTGCAGAGAGGGAACGATTAATGGCAAAGGAAGCAGCTGATGAAAGCATTGAGAACATGGATTCCACCATATTGCCTAGCCCAACTGAAAACAAGAGTGAACTTTTAAAT TTTGATGAAGAAAGAAGTACCAAGAACACAAGAAATCATAAAGATGGGAAAACAATGGAGTCCGACTCATCAG AAGCTACCTTGCCTCGAAAACATGTTCGTGATTCCGGTAACGACGGTTTACAAGGGGATGATGTTAATTTTGAAGAATCAGAAAACTTTTCTGATATTGATGATATCGAG GTGGATGGCTATCTTCATAGTGAAGAGgaaaaacaattgaagaagattATTTGGGAGGAAATGAATAAAGAATATCTCGag GAGCAGGCAGCTAAAGAAGCAGCAAAAAAAGCTTTTGAGGTCAATTTTGGTAACTGCTCAGAGGATGTACAAGCTGCACAGAAGCTTGCTGCAGCAGCTGCAGCAGCTGTGGCAAAGTCGAGGAAG GAAAGACAACAGAAGCGAGCCGCGGATATAAAAAGTTCAGGGCCCCCTCAAACTGCAGCGGAAGCGACAAGACAAATGCTTGATAGGAAG CGTCTGAGTTCTAAGATCAACTACGATGTGCTGGACAAACTCTTTGAGGAGCCT GAAATTTTGGAGAACTCCAAGAAAAACCGTGTGGAACCCGAGCCTGATGGCGAGAATGATGACTATTTCAAACACAGTAAAGAAGATCTTGAGACAGAAGACACTCAATATCCCTACTATGAGAATGAAGAAGGTTTTGATTATGACGATGAATGTAACCTTTTTGATACTTATTAG
- the LOC140968129 gene encoding 4-coumarate--CoA ligase-like, translating into MECREEKQDRIFRSKLDDIYVPNHLPIHTYCFQNLSSHHSRPAIIHGTTGEIFSHREVELTARRVAAGFHNIGIRQGHVIMLLLHNSPEFVFAFLATSFIGATATTANPLYTAAEIDFQAKISKPKLILTQGCYVHKVEDYALKNGVVIVCVDPPRRPYLHFSELKKSDETLMPDVKIHSDDTAVLPFSSGTTGLPKAVMLSHKNIVTCISVQVDGENPTLHVHAGDLTLCVLPLFHVYSMITIMLCSLRVGSGILIMAKYEINELMGLIQKYKVSIAPFVPPILLEVAKSPEAGAKYDLSSVRRVMCGAAAMDRKLQETVREKLPNATIGQGYGMTEAGVLTMCLGFAKKPYKFKSGSCGSVIRNARMKIVDPLTRTSLQRNQTGEICITGDQVTKGYFNDPEATMKTIDEEGWLHTGDIGYIDCDDELFIVDRLKELIKCKGFHVAPAELEALLLAHPAISDAAVVPRTDKATGEVPVAFIVRAKGSNISEQEIKQYVSRQVVSYKRIQGVYFVNEIPKAPSGKTLRRNLRARI; encoded by the exons ATGGAGTGTAGAGAAGAAAAACAAGACCGAATTTTCCGATCAAAGCTTGATGATATCTATGTTCCGAATCACCTACCCATACACACATACTGCTTTCAGAATTTATCAAGCCACCACTCGCGGCCAGCTATAATCCACGGAACCACCGGCGAAATTTTCAGCCACCGGGAAGTAGAACTGACCGCCCGAAGGGTTGCCGCCGGCTTCCATAATATTGGCATCCGTCAAGGCCATGTCATTATGCTTCTCCTCCACAACTCCCCGGAGTTCGTCTTCGCATTCCTCGCCACCTCCTTCATCGGAGCCACTGCCACGACTGCCAACCCACTCTACACCGCCGCAGAAATCGATTTCCAGGCCAAAATATCCAAGCCGAAACTCATCCTGACCCAGGGTTGCTATGTGCATAAAGTTGAGGACTACGCACTGAAGAACGGGGTCGTAATAGTCTGCGTCGATCCTCCACGGCGGCCGTACCTCCACTTCTCGGAGCTGAAAAAATCAGACGAAACGTTAATGCCGGATGTCAAAATCCACAGCGACGACACGGCGGTGCTCCCTTTTTCCTCGGGGACAACCGGTCTCCCCAAAGCCGTGATGCTGAGTCACAAAAACATAGTCACTTGCATTTCGGTTCAGGTCGACGGAGAAAATCCAACACTCCACGTCCACGCCGGAGATTTAACTCTCTGCGTGCTACCATTGTTTCACGTGTACTCGATGATAACGATAATGCTCTGCAGCCTCAGAGTAGGATCCGGGATTCTGATCATGGCAAAATACGAGATCAACGAATTGATGGGGCTGATTCAAAAATACAAAGTGTCAATCGCACCGTTTGTGCCGCCGATACTGTTGGAGGTAGCGAAAAGTCCAGAGGCGGGAGCTAAGTATGATCTGTCATCAGTGAGGCGAGTGATGTGTGGTGCGGCCGCCATGGATAGGAAGCTTCAAGAAACAGTTAGAGAAAAGCTTCCCAATGCTACTATTGGGCAG GGATATGGGATGACCGAAGCCGGAGTATTGACAATGTGTTTGGGATTTGCTAAAAAACCTTATAAATTTAAATCTGGCTCCTGTGGAAGTGTTATAAGGAATGCTCGAATGAAGATTGTTGACCCTTTGACCCGCACTTCTCTTCAACGGAATCAAACCGGGGAGATTTGTATCACGGGTGATCAAGTCACGAAAG GTTATTTCAATGATCCTGAGGCGACTATGAAAACAATAGACGAAGAAGGTTGGCTACACACCGGGGATATCGGGTACATAGATTGTGACGATGAACTGTTCATAGTCGATCGATTGAAGGAACTGATCAAGTGCAAAGGTTTTCATGTGGCGCCTGCTGAACTTGAAGCATTGCTTTTAGCTCATCCCGCCATTTCCGATGCTGCCGTTGTGCC TAGGACGGACAAGGCTACAGGAGAAGTTCCGGTTGCATTCATCGTGCGTGCAAAGGGTTCAAACATCTCCGAACAAGAAATCAAGCAGTATGTCTCCAGACag GTGGTTTCCTACAAGCGGATACAAGGCGTCTATTTCGTCAATGAAATTCCCAAAGCTCCATCGGGAAAAACTTTAAGGAGAAATTTACGGGCAAGgatttaa
- the LOC140968133 gene encoding translation initiation factor IF3-2, chloroplastic-like, giving the protein MAGLTSSFAPIFKNFPQLSQSHKPLSLQSFTFHFRLHTATWPSVSTAKSTVSASYGGGVSLRRSKTNDDKALNISSIGSSTVRLIDEQQRMVGLVSKAQALQMADDAELDLVILSPDADPPVVKIMDYNKYRYEQQKKKRDQQKKTAAGRMDLKELKMGCNIDVHDYTVRLKAAQKFLKDGDKVKVIVSSNGRENGFRNNAIELIRRFQNDVGESAIEESKSFRERKIFIILVPNKAVAQKSQEPPKKKDDTAATEVPAGV; this is encoded by the exons ATGGCTGGTCTAACCAGCTCTTTCGCCCCCATTTTCAAGAATTTCCCCCAACTTTCCCAATCCCACAAACCCCTTTCCTTACAATCATTTACCTTTCATTTCCGCCTCCACACCGCAACTTGGCCCTCTGTATCCACTGCAAAATCCACCGTCTCCGCCAGTTATGGCGGTGGTGTTTCCTTGCGGAGATCCAAAACTAATGATGATAAAGCTCTGAACATCTCTTCCATTGG GTCAAGCACTGTAAGGCTTATTGATGAACAGCAAAGAATG gtTGGATTAGTATCAAAAGCTCAAGCACTTCAAATGGCCGATGATGCTGAGCTCGACTTG GTGATATTATCTCCAGATGCTGACCCCCCTGTTGTTAAGATTATGGATTACAA TAAGTATAGATACGAGCAGCAGAAGAAAAAGAGAGATCAGCAGAAAAAAACTGCTG CTGGTCGCATGGATCTGAAGGAACTGAAAATGGG CTGTAACATTGATGTTCATGACTATACCGTGCGTTTGAAAGCAGCTCAAAAGTTTTTGAAAGACGGTGACAAG GTTAAGGTCATAGTGAGTTCGAATGGGCGTGAAAATGGGTTCAGAAATAATGCCATCGAGCTTATCAGACGATTTCAGAATGATGTTGGGGAG TCGGCCATCGAGGAGAGCAAGAGTTTCAGAGAGAGgaaaatttttatcatattagtGCCAAACAAGGCCGTCGCACAGAAGTCTCAAGAACCACCAAAGAAAAAGGATGACACTGCAGCGACGGAAGTTCCGGCTGGTGTTTGA